A single genomic interval of Lacrimispora sphenoides JCM 1415 harbors:
- a CDS encoding DJ-1 family glyoxalase III, translating into MSKVFAFFADGSEEVELLAVVDILKRGGQEVTLVSVTGKRDVVSAHQIKIQADYEFSEVDCKDADVLFLPGGMPGTRNLGAHEGLLNSLKEAHKENRRIAAICAAPSILGKLGMLEGKRATCFPGFEPELKGALYTKQGVVTDGNITTARGLGYALDMGIELLGLLTDKEHARQVKEAIQYDHSSM; encoded by the coding sequence ATGAGTAAAGTATTTGCGTTTTTCGCTGATGGATCAGAGGAAGTGGAGTTATTGGCAGTTGTGGATATTTTAAAGAGGGGTGGCCAGGAGGTGACCCTTGTTTCCGTTACGGGGAAAAGAGATGTGGTAAGTGCCCATCAGATAAAAATCCAGGCGGATTATGAATTTTCCGAAGTAGACTGTAAAGATGCTGATGTTCTGTTTCTTCCCGGCGGAATGCCGGGAACCAGGAATTTAGGTGCCCACGAGGGACTGTTAAATTCTTTAAAGGAAGCTCATAAAGAGAACCGGAGAATCGCGGCGATCTGCGCTGCTCCAAGTATATTAGGAAAGCTTGGTATGCTGGAAGGGAAAAGAGCAACCTGCTTTCCCGGCTTTGAACCGGAGCTTAAAGGTGCCTTGTATACAAAACAGGGAGTTGTTACGGATGGGAATATAACGACCGCCAGGGGGTTAGGCTATGCGCTGGATATGGGAATTGAACTTCTGGGCCTTCTGACGGATAAAGAACATGCCCGCCAGGTAAAGGAGGCCATCCAATACGACCATAGTTCCATGTGA
- a CDS encoding CYTH domain-containing protein — protein MEIERKYLIPHPPADYTAYPCHFIEQGYLSTEPVVRIRREDDSFYLTYKSKGLLEREEYNLPLTPESYEHLIKKADGHILTKKRYLIPMEGSDHLTIELDVFDGRFKGLILAEVEFPEREEAENFIPPSWFGEDVTFSGEYQNSRLSQLP, from the coding sequence ATGGAAATAGAACGAAAATATCTCATACCCCACCCGCCGGCGGATTACACCGCCTACCCTTGTCACTTCATAGAACAGGGATATCTCTCAACAGAACCGGTAGTCCGGATCCGCAGAGAGGATGACTCCTTTTACCTTACCTACAAATCAAAGGGACTTTTGGAACGGGAGGAATACAATCTACCTTTGACACCAGAGTCCTATGAACACTTAATCAAAAAAGCGGATGGCCATATTCTTACAAAAAAACGGTATCTGATCCCCATGGAAGGTTCCGATCATCTGACCATAGAACTGGATGTCTTTGATGGACGTTTTAAAGGGCTGATATTGGCTGAAGTGGAATTTCCGGAAAGAGAAGAAGCCGAAAACTTCATTCCTCCCTCCTGGTTTGGAGAAGACGTAACGTTTTCAGGAGAATATCAGAACAGCAGGTTAAGCCAGCTTCCATAA
- a CDS encoding galactose ABC transporter substrate-binding protein: MKRLSKRIFVVFLIVLAAFLLHGCAPREQEKNTEERSASEAGTEGVREETGPKIGISIYRYDDTFMKLYRSELKQYLEETCHADVIMRNAGGDQEEQNRQISQFISDGCDGIIVNPVEVSAAPGLSDDCSRAGIPLVFINREPNEEEQKRWQDNHMAVSCVGTDSRQAGTYQGEIIREMPDKGDINGDGVVSYAMLMGEDGNEDSRYRTEYSIKALEEGGMKTDKLFSGNGDWNKDKGKKLAQEVLNTYGSRIEVIFCNNDSMANGALEAVEEAGRVPGKDIYLVGVDALQDTVKYIKEGKIAGTVLNDLEGQSQTAADTLIKMIDGEDVDTRYQVDYIKVTAISTFHTLKGED; the protein is encoded by the coding sequence ATGAAACGTTTAAGTAAACGGATTTTTGTAGTTTTTCTGATTGTATTGGCTGCTTTTCTTCTTCATGGATGCGCTCCTCGGGAGCAGGAGAAGAATACCGAAGAACGTTCAGCATCAGAAGCAGGCACGGAAGGGGTTCGTGAGGAGACAGGCCCTAAGATTGGGATAAGTATATACCGCTATGACGATACATTCATGAAGCTGTATCGTTCGGAATTAAAACAATATCTGGAGGAAACCTGCCATGCGGATGTGATCATGCGCAATGCCGGAGGAGATCAGGAAGAACAGAACCGGCAGATCAGCCAGTTTATTTCGGACGGGTGTGACGGGATCATAGTAAATCCAGTGGAGGTGTCGGCTGCGCCTGGGCTTTCCGATGACTGCAGCCGAGCAGGGATCCCTTTGGTTTTTATTAACAGAGAGCCAAACGAGGAGGAACAGAAGCGGTGGCAGGACAACCACATGGCAGTGTCCTGCGTTGGAACGGATTCCAGACAGGCAGGTACCTATCAGGGAGAAATCATCCGGGAAATGCCTGATAAAGGAGATATAAACGGCGATGGGGTGGTATCTTATGCCATGCTCATGGGAGAGGATGGCAATGAGGACAGCCGTTACCGGACGGAATATTCCATAAAAGCCCTGGAAGAAGGGGGAATGAAGACAGATAAACTGTTTTCCGGCAATGGAGACTGGAACAAGGATAAAGGGAAGAAGCTTGCGCAGGAGGTGTTAAACACCTACGGAAGCAGGATAGAGGTGATCTTCTGCAACAATGATTCCATGGCAAACGGTGCATTGGAAGCTGTAGAAGAGGCGGGCCGCGTCCCTGGAAAGGATATTTACCTGGTAGGGGTAGATGCCCTTCAGGATACGGTAAAATATATAAAAGAGGGAAAGATAGCCGGGACTGTTTTAAACGATTTAGAGGGACAATCCCAAACAGCTGCCGATACTTTGATAAAGATGATTGACGGGGAAGATGTGGACACAAGGTATCAGGTGGATTATATCAAGGTCACTGCAATCAGTACCTTTCATACGTTAAAAGGAGAGGATTAA
- a CDS encoding GGDEF and EAL domain-containing protein encodes MKNKRSESIRTQLLGPLLILLVLQAAVIAGLVLFGGVSIKLKNNEIHILSENTESTKLSLEKETFHHWIVMFSNSEFITAGIQQVLDSEGRRSRDILTDYELNRKIVDKVMEKSIEMLHLSHATGVFMVLNGPAAKNSPVEMKAGFYMRNSNSGGYLKDNSSLLMERGLPSIAEKYDIPLDSFWELGFQEDEENKAAASFYKKPYLMAVQNLAAKDDAMEFAYLSPPFRLSPRDMQVITYSIPIILNDGTVVGACGLEITLNQLEQILGEDQTSGNFEECWLLGIRNKGTKTIIPVAYSGYLYNQYFNESQRIDYEDNEEETISELTSSEGTKWYASIRSLDVYGNNGPFEEEEWVLAGIARQKDLLSFYNAIRCMLLGSMAVPLIFSLLGAFVIGKIMTEPIRRLIVELRGKSGSRELSLKRVHIREIDELTETIEQLNQDVERASSKISSILEHANVLIGVFEYEEESDRVFCSRSLFQMLDWGSMEEPYCYIKSEEFKKYMENTFTGIKIKGDRVLQCLEDPEGTRWVEFILDGSKKGTILGVCSDVTADVEEKEKLERERNFDLLTEIYNRRAFREQVAAAMKRQKGKVSALIMWDLDNLKYINDTYGHDEGDRYIVLFANCLKIFSEKGGIVARYSGDEFVTFMEADEKEEIREKIREFMKHIQKFSLNTGGGYQFPIRVSGGLSWYPDDAADFESLFSYADFAMYMVKHSVKGVVKEFDLNEYTHNSYMLAGSEELNRMLDKKEVRFAFQPIATREGRIYGYELLMRPKFANMKGISEVLNLARAQAKLSQIEALTWFAGLKAVVAEAMAGQLGTDEKLFINSIASVCLTEAEQTELEETYGNLLHRIVIEMTEGEPVSQDFMHRKVDMARRWKGQVAVDDFGTGYNSESILLRMRPDIIKVDINLVKRIHEDQNRQIILRNLLDFAKQNNITVLAEGVETPEELEFLMKCGVSLFQGYYISRPQMEIRPLDPYIVKRMQEFTGKT; translated from the coding sequence ATGAAGAACAAGAGAAGTGAATCCATTCGCACCCAGCTTCTGGGACCATTGCTGATCCTGCTGGTTCTGCAGGCTGCGGTCATTGCAGGTCTGGTACTGTTTGGCGGAGTTTCCATCAAATTAAAGAATAATGAAATCCACATATTAAGTGAAAATACAGAGAGCACAAAGCTGAGCCTTGAGAAAGAGACCTTTCACCATTGGATCGTTATGTTTAGTAATTCTGAATTCATAACCGCCGGGATCCAGCAAGTGCTTGACAGTGAGGGACGCAGGTCAAGAGATATCCTTACGGATTATGAACTGAATCGGAAAATCGTTGATAAGGTTATGGAAAAATCCATAGAAATGCTTCACTTAAGCCATGCGACGGGAGTTTTTATGGTCTTAAACGGCCCGGCGGCCAAGAACAGTCCGGTTGAAATGAAAGCAGGCTTTTATATGCGCAATTCCAATTCAGGAGGATATTTAAAGGATAATTCGTCCCTTCTTATGGAAAGAGGGCTGCCATCCATAGCGGAAAAATACGACATTCCTCTGGATTCCTTCTGGGAACTTGGCTTTCAGGAAGATGAGGAGAATAAAGCCGCCGCCTCTTTTTATAAGAAGCCGTATCTTATGGCGGTTCAGAATCTGGCAGCCAAGGATGATGCCATGGAATTTGCCTACTTAAGCCCCCCTTTCCGCTTAAGCCCCAGGGATATGCAGGTAATAACCTATTCCATCCCAATCATACTTAATGACGGCACCGTTGTGGGGGCATGCGGGCTGGAAATTACCTTAAACCAGCTTGAGCAGATTCTGGGAGAAGACCAGACAAGCGGCAATTTTGAAGAATGCTGGCTTTTAGGCATTCGGAACAAGGGAACAAAAACCATTATCCCTGTCGCCTATTCCGGATATCTGTATAATCAGTATTTTAACGAGAGCCAAAGAATTGATTATGAGGATAATGAGGAAGAAACCATCAGTGAGCTGACATCTTCTGAGGGAACCAAATGGTATGCCAGTATAAGAAGCTTAGATGTTTATGGAAACAACGGACCTTTTGAGGAAGAAGAGTGGGTATTAGCCGGTATCGCTCGCCAGAAGGATCTGCTGTCTTTTTATAATGCAATCCGGTGCATGCTTCTTGGCTCCATGGCAGTACCGCTAATATTCAGCCTGTTAGGGGCGTTTGTTATAGGCAAGATCATGACGGAACCTATCCGCAGATTGATCGTAGAATTAAGAGGAAAGTCAGGAAGCAGGGAACTTTCCCTTAAAAGAGTACATATCAGAGAAATCGATGAACTGACAGAAACCATTGAACAATTAAATCAGGATGTGGAAAGGGCGTCGTCTAAGATTTCAAGTATCCTGGAACATGCCAATGTCCTGATCGGCGTATTTGAATATGAGGAGGAGTCTGACCGTGTATTCTGCAGCCGCTCTTTGTTTCAGATGCTGGACTGGGGCAGCATGGAAGAGCCATACTGTTATATAAAGTCAGAAGAATTCAAGAAATACATGGAGAATACCTTTACCGGTATTAAGATAAAAGGGGACCGTGTTTTGCAGTGCCTGGAGGACCCGGAAGGGACGCGCTGGGTGGAATTTATTCTGGACGGATCAAAGAAAGGGACAATCCTTGGGGTGTGCTCGGATGTGACTGCGGATGTAGAGGAAAAGGAGAAGCTGGAGCGGGAGAGGAATTTTGACCTGCTGACGGAGATTTACAACCGGAGAGCATTCCGGGAACAGGTCGCGGCTGCTATGAAGAGGCAGAAAGGGAAGGTTTCCGCACTGATCATGTGGGATCTGGATAATTTAAAATATATTAACGATACATACGGACATGACGAAGGAGACCGGTACATTGTCCTCTTTGCCAACTGCTTAAAGATATTCTCGGAAAAGGGAGGGATTGTAGCCAGATATTCCGGAGATGAATTTGTTACCTTTATGGAAGCAGATGAAAAGGAAGAAATCAGAGAAAAAATCCGGGAATTCATGAAACATATTCAAAAATTCTCACTGAATACGGGCGGGGGATACCAGTTTCCTATCCGCGTGTCGGGAGGGCTTTCCTGGTACCCGGATGATGCGGCAGACTTTGAGTCCCTGTTTAGTTATGCTGATTTTGCCATGTATATGGTAAAGCACAGCGTAAAAGGGGTGGTAAAGGAGTTTGATTTAAATGAATATACTCATAATTCCTATATGTTAGCAGGCAGCGAAGAGCTTAACCGGATGCTAGATAAAAAAGAGGTTCGTTTTGCATTTCAGCCAATTGCAACAAGGGAAGGAAGGATTTACGGATATGAATTGCTGATGCGTCCAAAATTTGCAAACATGAAGGGAATCAGTGAAGTGTTAAATCTGGCAAGAGCGCAGGCAAAGCTTTCCCAGATAGAGGCTCTCACCTGGTTTGCAGGACTTAAGGCGGTTGTGGCGGAGGCTATGGCCGGGCAGCTGGGAACTGACGAGAAGCTGTTCATCAACTCCATTGCCAGCGTGTGCTTAACGGAAGCAGAGCAGACGGAGCTGGAAGAAACCTATGGAAATCTGCTTCACCGGATTGTCATTGAAATGACAGAAGGCGAACCGGTAAGCCAAGATTTCATGCATCGCAAGGTTGACATGGCGAGGCGGTGGAAGGGGCAGGTCGCTGTTGATGATTTCGGGACGGGATATAACAGCGAATCCATTCTTCTGCGTATGAGGCCGGATATCATTAAGGTGGATATCAACCTGGTAAAACGGATCCACGAAGACCAGAACCGTCAGATCATTTTAAGGAATCTTTTGGATTTTGCAAAGCAAAACAACATAACAGTTCTTGCCGAGGGGGTAGAAACTCCGGAAGAGCTGGAATTTCTTATGAAATGCGGAGTTTCTCTGTTCCAGGGATATTATATTTCAAGGCCGCAGATGGAGATCCGGCCCCTGGATCCCTACATCGTAAAGCGCATGCAGGAGTTTACAGGAAAAACCTGA
- a CDS encoding extracellular solute-binding protein produces the protein MKKGWVLPVLAAVFIGLLTGCEKKDPYGLSEKDPVTITIWHYYNGVQKEEFDRLVQEFNENKGREKGIIVKAFNKGSIDELSNLINESIEKKIGSDPLPDVFSAYVDKVYEVDQMGLAADLSSYLTEDEISEYVDAYMEEGKFDSTGAIKVFPIAKSTEILTVNKTDWDKFAEATGETEEALSTWEGITRVAESYYKWTDSLTDEPDDGKAFFGRDAFANYMIIGSLQLGHEIFKEKDGKTVLDLDKQTMRRLWDNYYVPYVNGYFGSYGKFRSDDVKTGQLAAFVGATSGISYFPTSVTLEDGTNYAIESKLYPLPNFQGTAPCAVQQGAGMMVFKSEEKREYAATLFLKWFTCVEQNMKFAIGSGYLPVKKAAGNEELLRPFLEEAGEDSGVSQNLLIGLDTANQYRLYTSKPFNGGDRARSVLNSAMAIKAKEDYEEICTLMGQGVKRESAVADFVTEENFDNWYRDTMEQLEAIIGE, from the coding sequence ATGAAAAAAGGATGGGTATTGCCGGTTCTGGCTGCTGTTTTCATCGGGCTGCTTACCGGATGTGAAAAGAAAGATCCTTACGGATTATCGGAAAAAGATCCAGTCACCATTACCATCTGGCATTATTACAATGGCGTCCAGAAGGAAGAATTCGACCGTCTGGTGCAGGAGTTTAATGAAAACAAAGGAAGAGAAAAAGGGATCATCGTCAAGGCGTTTAACAAGGGAAGCATTGACGAATTGAGCAATCTGATTAATGAAAGCATTGAAAAGAAGATTGGATCGGATCCTCTGCCTGATGTTTTTTCTGCTTATGTGGATAAGGTGTATGAAGTGGATCAGATGGGATTGGCAGCAGATTTAAGCAGCTATCTGACTGAGGACGAAATATCGGAATATGTGGATGCCTATATGGAAGAAGGCAAATTTGACAGCACAGGGGCGATTAAGGTATTCCCTATCGCCAAGTCTACCGAGATCCTTACTGTGAATAAGACGGACTGGGACAAGTTTGCAGAGGCAACAGGAGAGACAGAGGAGGCTCTTTCCACCTGGGAAGGGATCACCCGTGTGGCAGAGTCCTATTATAAATGGACGGACAGCTTAACGGACGAACCGGATGATGGAAAGGCTTTTTTTGGAAGGGATGCGTTTGCTAATTATATGATCATCGGCAGCCTTCAGCTGGGCCATGAAATCTTTAAAGAAAAGGATGGGAAAACCGTTCTTGATCTTGATAAGCAGACCATGAGGAGGCTATGGGACAATTATTACGTTCCCTATGTAAATGGATATTTTGGTTCCTACGGGAAGTTTAGAAGTGATGATGTAAAGACAGGCCAGCTGGCAGCCTTTGTTGGGGCGACCAGCGGAATCTCTTACTTTCCAACCTCAGTGACCCTTGAGGATGGGACCAATTATGCCATAGAAAGCAAGCTTTACCCTCTTCCCAATTTCCAGGGTACCGCTCCCTGCGCAGTACAGCAGGGAGCCGGTATGATGGTGTTTAAATCTGAGGAAAAAAGAGAGTATGCAGCAACACTATTCCTAAAATGGTTTACATGTGTGGAACAGAATATGAAGTTTGCAATTGGTTCCGGTTATCTTCCGGTTAAGAAGGCTGCCGGTAATGAAGAACTGCTAAGACCCTTCCTGGAGGAAGCCGGCGAGGACAGCGGGGTATCACAGAACCTTCTGATAGGCCTTGACACGGCGAATCAGTACCGGCTTTACACTTCAAAGCCTTTTAACGGCGGCGACCGGGCCAGAAGCGTGCTGAATTCCGCAATGGCTATAAAGGCAAAAGAAGATTACGAAGAGATTTGCACCCTTATGGGGCAGGGAGTGAAACGGGAAAGTGCAGTTGCAGATTTTGTGACAGAAGAAAATTTTGATAACTGGTACAGAGACACAATGGAGCAGTTGGAAGCGATTATTGGAGAGTGA